Within the Catalinimonas niigatensis genome, the region AGGCATAGGCTTAAGGTTGAGATCTTGCAGGTCTGTCCGTAGGCGTTCCATAAATGCATTTCCCGGATCATCCTTTTCTGTGAGGTAATTAGGATCTTTTTCCAGCCATAAGGAATGGTTTTTAAATTGTTCATACTCATGATGGCCTATCACATAGTCAATAGCATATTGATCAGCCAGATAACGGATGAGTTTTTTGTTGGCTTCATACTGAGCTTCAGTCAATGGATGCTGCTTTCCGTCACCTACATTTTCTATGCCTATCGCCGTATGGTTCAGGCCGATGACATGGCGGGCAAAAACAGTATCTGGCATCAGTTGATAAATTGTTCCATCCCTGTCTATCAGATAAGGAACCGATACATTTAGCGTCCCTCCATCTTTGATGGTAGTGCGGGAAGAGGGCAGCTTGGTATTGTAAAAGGCATTGAAAGAGCCTTCAAAAGTAGGAATGGCGGTCCAATGTACTACAACCATAGTAGGATCAATGGTAGGCTCATCAGCTTCAATGCCATAGTGGGCTTTCATGTATTCCAGTGAAAGTGCTCTTCTTTCATCGTCAAAGATGATGGGTTTGTCCACGATCTCCAGGGGCTGACTGCCAGCGCAGGCACTACAGAAAACAAGTAAGCAAAAGAAAGATATACGGAGAAAGCTCATATAGATGTTCGCTAAGGTAACAAGCTGCGAATTAGCGAATTTTCCTTATAAATTTGAAATTAAGGTTGAAGGAATATAAGTAGCGGTCTGTATTGGAAAAATTATCTGAAAGAGGAGTAAGCATCACTTTACCTACCGCTTCCAACCCAATGGCTGTCTTAGGATCTACGGCACCCATGATGCCAATCCCCCCCATTACACCAATATTGTGCAGTTTGGATCTGCTCAGGTAAGGCGTTGAAAGTTTTTCCATCGTTTCCTCACTGACTTCTCCACCGGTGTAAGAAACACTGTTTTTTTCGTTCAGTAGCAAGCTGTTGTTTACACCCAACATGGGATAAAGCTGAATCTGATCATTCTGGTAGACATTATAGGTTAGAAAAAAAGGGATTTCCAGATAATCCTGCACAAAATCAAGAATATAACGACGGCTCAGTGTGGGATCATTGTATACTGCAGCCGCATGTGTGTTGGAAAAACCCTTTTGAGAGTAAAAAATACCTGTGCCTATGCTAAGGCGATTTGTGATGTTTTTGCGTAAGTCAATCCCAAAATCAAATACATGCATGGGCTTCTCTCCACTTTGAATGGATCGGGCATGATCAGTCATCTGCTGATCATGGCCTATGCGGTAGGATATTCCGGGGGCTATGTTCAATCCCCAGTGGATACCTTGAGCCCAACTGAAGATAGCGAAAGAGAAAAAGAAAGAAAATAGTATAAGTTTTTTCATGCAATTGCCTTTAAGTTGAAAAAGTATAGGTATTGAATATACAATTTTTTAAAAAAAGAGATAGGACTTAAGGTAAAATAAATTTAAACGAAAAGATAAGTAGCCACTGCATACCAGAACTTTACGGTTTGACTTACCACATACCTCCTATTTCCATTGGACTTCCACCAGTTGTCAGCAATATTCGGATTGCGGATAGAAGCGATGACACCAACTTCTACAGGCTTAGGGATGGCTTTTTTATAAAGCATCCAGCTACGTCTGGCATGGGTGCTTTCTGTAATCAGGTTTATTTTCCGGAGGTTATCGTCTTCTTCCTTAAGCCACTTAGCTACCGCCTCGGCAGTAGTATAGGTCTTGTTGATGCTTACCCTTGGCGCATCAATCGTATGAATCAAATGCGCAGGGATGCCCTCTGCTATTAAAACTTCAGCAGAAGAACCTGCTCTGCTGTCAAATACTCTTTCGGTTTTGCTACCGTCAATTTTGCCAAAATCATAATATGCAAAGGGTGAGCGGGAAGGTATAAAAGTTTGATCCAGTTGTATAGATTGAATGTAAAGGTCTCTGTCCTCATCGTTTTCGTAAGCAGATGCATCATTCGTAAACTCTAAAGTGATTTGTTGCAAAGGAGAAACTCCTTTCTTCAGGAGAAAAGCATAAGCTTTTAACTGATCATCTGTTGTGACTTCGCCCAATGTATCATTGCCAGCAATCACTCTCATTTGGGCATATTGCCCATTTGCCTGGCTGCCATATGCATAAACTTGTAGCGTATCAAAATGAGGTATGGAGTCAAGAGCCTTGTCAATTTCAAATACCAATCCCCCTCTGGAATGTGCCCTGTATACATCTGGCAAATGGATACTGGCGATCACCATTTTTTTATAGTTTTTTTCTTTGAATTCCTGGGCTGCAAGTTTCAGCGTCCTGTCAGTTACCCATCCCTCCACCAACAAAACTTCTGCATTTGCGAGCGGTTGGTTAACGGCAAGAAAATGATACCAGCTGGGGGCGAGGAGCCTACCTAATATTACTGCTCCAACCAGAAAAATACTACTGAATAAGATCTTTTTAAGCATACTATACTATGAACAAAAAGCGTACGATTTATAGTTGAAAAATTATACACAAAGATAATTGCAGACTTTATCAGCAAAAAAAGCAAATCTTTATAAATTACGGGTTAGGACAATAAAGAGATATGAAAAACGATAAAAAGCCTGTGGGCTTG harbors:
- a CDS encoding N-acetylmuramoyl-L-alanine amidase, with translation MSFLRISFFCLLVFCSACAGSQPLEIVDKPIIFDDERRALSLEYMKAHYGIEADEPTIDPTMVVVHWTAIPTFEGSFNAFYNTKLPSSRTTIKDGGTLNVSVPYLIDRDGTIYQLMPDTVFARHVIGLNHTAIGIENVGDGKQHPLTEAQYEANKKLIRYLADQYAIDYVIGHHEYEQFKNHSLWLEKDPNYLTEKDDPGNAFMERLRTDLQDLNLKPMPDSSSQTDIRQGIQGQVIWLEGNLMPSIREEGDPSPATQAKGVQRTVYIYELTSREEAVYEDGFFSEIQENLVKQLETDPQGYFSIPLDTGQYSLLVKEEKGLYANLFDGAGNIQPVSVYPDSVSRIEIKVDYKAVY
- a CDS encoding outer membrane beta-barrel protein, translating into MKKLILFSFFFSFAIFSWAQGIHWGLNIAPGISYRIGHDQQMTDHARSIQSGEKPMHVFDFGIDLRKNITNRLSIGTGIFYSQKGFSNTHAAAVYNDPTLSRRYILDFVQDYLEIPFFLTYNVYQNDQIQLYPMLGVNNSLLLNEKNSVSYTGGEVSEETMEKLSTPYLSRSKLHNIGVMGGIGIMGAVDPKTAIGLEAVGKVMLTPLSDNFSNTDRYLYSFNLNFKFIRKIR
- a CDS encoding carbohydrate-binding domain-containing protein translates to MLKKILFSSIFLVGAVILGRLLAPSWYHFLAVNQPLANAEVLLVEGWVTDRTLKLAAQEFKEKNYKKMVIASIHLPDVYRAHSRGGLVFEIDKALDSIPHFDTLQVYAYGSQANGQYAQMRVIAGNDTLGEVTTDDQLKAYAFLLKKGVSPLQQITLEFTNDASAYENDEDRDLYIQSIQLDQTFIPSRSPFAYYDFGKIDGSKTERVFDSRAGSSAEVLIAEGIPAHLIHTIDAPRVSINKTYTTAEAVAKWLKEEDDNLRKINLITESTHARRSWMLYKKAIPKPVEVGVIASIRNPNIADNWWKSNGNRRYVVSQTVKFWYAVATYLFV